From Bacteroidota bacterium, one genomic window encodes:
- a CDS encoding 3'-5' exonuclease: MELNLNRPIVFLDIESTGVKVASDRIIEICILKVMPGGEEIIKTFLLNPGMPIPPESTKIHGITDDDVNDKPTFQDVAHELNRMLANCDLAGYNSNKFDIPLLIEEFLRAGINFDIKNRYLVDVQNIFHKMEPRTLHAAYRFYCQKELVDAHTAEADTRATYEILKSQLDVYNGKQYTDQDGKKSTPVVNNVKSLFDFSYQSHFVDMVGHIVYNDKKNEVFNFGKYKGKPVEDVFRKEPQYYDWMMKAEFPLSTKNVITAIKLRGFNKGAINFQ, encoded by the coding sequence ATGGAATTAAACCTTAACCGGCCAATAGTATTCCTCGACATAGAAAGTACCGGTGTAAAAGTAGCCTCCGACAGGATCATTGAGATCTGCATCCTGAAAGTGATGCCGGGAGGAGAGGAAATAATAAAGACTTTCCTACTGAACCCAGGCATGCCCATTCCTCCTGAGTCAACAAAAATACATGGCATCACTGATGACGATGTAAATGATAAACCCACCTTCCAGGATGTGGCCCATGAACTTAACAGGATGCTTGCAAACTGTGATCTGGCAGGATACAACTCCAACAAGTTCGATATTCCTTTGCTTATCGAGGAGTTTCTCCGCGCAGGCATAAACTTTGACATAAAAAACCGGTACCTGGTGGATGTTCAGAACATCTTTCACAAAATGGAACCGCGAACCCTCCATGCTGCCTACAGGTTTTATTGCCAGAAAGAACTTGTTGATGCACATACGGCCGAAGCCGATACACGCGCAACCTATGAGATACTCAAATCACAGCTCGATGTGTACAATGGGAAGCAATATACCGACCAGGATGGAAAGAAAAGCACTCCTGTGGTCAATAATGTCAAATCACTTTTCGACTTTTCCTACCAATCACATTTTGTAGATATGGTAGGGCACATTGTCTATAACGATAAAAAAAATGAAGTATTCAATTTCGGGAAATACAAAGGCAAGCCGGTGGAAGATGTTTTCAGGAAAGAACCGCAGTATTACGACTGGATGATGAAAGCCGAGTTTCCCCTG
- a CDS encoding 2-oxo acid dehydrogenase subunit E2: protein MARFELVMPKLGESIIEATITKWLKGAGDSVEEDDPIVEIATDKVDSEIPSPVEGKITEILFQEGQTVAVGKTIAIIETEGADTGAATPEPQPESVEQPKEEADTEPPLSAADTENIESASDRFYSPLVKSIARKENITVGELDSIPGSGKDGRVTKQDILDYLKNRPAAGKSQAFAASTPPSKPAPVEPISVSAGTGDEIVEMDRMRKLIADHMVMSKQVSPHVTSFIEADVTNIVKWREKVKDAFLEREKQKLTFTPIFIEAAARVIREFPRINSSVDGTRIILRKNINIGMATALPNGNLIVPVIRNADQKNLLGITRDVNDLAKRARENKLLPDEIQGGTFTITNFGSFDSITGTPIINQPQVAILGIGAIRKKPVVIETPQGDMIGIRHMMVLSLAYDHRIVDGALGGMYLKRLRDVIESFDPNQSV from the coding sequence ATGGCAAGGTTTGAATTAGTAATGCCCAAACTGGGCGAAAGTATTATCGAAGCAACAATTACAAAATGGTTAAAAGGAGCAGGCGATTCCGTAGAAGAGGATGATCCCATCGTGGAGATCGCAACGGATAAAGTTGACTCTGAGATACCTTCTCCGGTGGAAGGTAAGATCACCGAAATATTGTTTCAGGAAGGACAAACAGTTGCGGTTGGTAAAACCATTGCCATCATAGAAACCGAGGGTGCCGACACCGGTGCTGCAACTCCTGAACCCCAGCCGGAAAGCGTGGAGCAACCCAAAGAAGAAGCGGATACGGAACCTCCTCTATCTGCCGCTGACACTGAAAACATTGAATCCGCATCAGACCGCTTTTATTCACCATTGGTAAAAAGTATTGCCAGAAAAGAAAATATCACCGTCGGTGAACTGGACTCCATCCCTGGCAGTGGCAAAGATGGACGGGTTACCAAACAGGATATCCTGGATTACCTGAAGAACAGGCCTGCCGCCGGCAAATCTCAAGCCTTTGCTGCTTCTACTCCACCCTCAAAGCCTGCCCCGGTTGAGCCAATATCCGTTAGCGCCGGAACCGGTGATGAGATCGTTGAAATGGACCGCATGAGAAAGCTTATTGCCGACCATATGGTCATGTCGAAACAAGTTTCCCCGCACGTTACCTCATTCATCGAAGCCGACGTAACCAATATCGTCAAATGGCGCGAAAAAGTTAAAGATGCGTTCCTGGAAAGAGAAAAGCAAAAACTGACCTTCACTCCCATATTTATTGAGGCTGCAGCCCGCGTAATCCGTGAATTCCCGCGAATAAACTCTTCTGTCGACGGAACACGCATCATCCTGAGAAAAAATATTAACATAGGTATGGCCACAGCCCTGCCTAACGGAAACCTCATCGTACCGGTTATCCGCAATGCAGATCAAAAAAACCTGCTCGGAATTACCAGAGATGTTAATGATCTTGCTAAGAGAGCCCGTGAAAACAAACTTCTTCCCGACGAAATTCAGGGAGGCACATTTACCATAACCAATTTCGGCTCCTTCGACAGCATCACCGGAACCCCCATAATTAACCAGCCTCAGGTTGCCATTCTGGGTATTGGAGCTATACGCAAAAAACCGGTGGTCATCGAAACCCCGCAGGGAGATATGATCGGGATCCGTCATATGATGGTACTCTCGCTGGCATATGACCACCGCATCGTCGATGGTGCTCTCGGGGGAATGTACCTGAAAAGATTAAGAGATGTGATCGAGAGTTTTGACCCAAACCAATCCGTATAA